In Cloacibacterium caeni, a single window of DNA contains:
- the hutG gene encoding formimidoylglutamase: MDNIWQGRNDGDSPLHHRVFQRVEIVENYENISPNNFVLHGFAVDEGVRRNKGRIGAAKAPDIIRKNMSNFPVVSPDFKLLDFGNITSEDQNLEKSQENLAEKVSKILQKNGKSIVLGGGHEVTFAHYSGIKKAFPNQKIGIINLDAHFDNREPENGVGASSGTGFWQIAQEGEIHSLHIGIQKNSNTLKLFDTAHQFGMKYILADEIFFENLPKIYHQIDELILSVDQLYLTICMDVFNASIAPGVSAAAYNGIFADATFLHFYRHILKSEKLVALDVAEVNPDFDIAERTARLAASLVNEWFMIS; this comes from the coding sequence ATGGACAACATTTGGCAAGGACGTAACGATGGAGATTCACCGCTTCATCACAGAGTATTTCAACGAGTAGAAATAGTGGAGAACTATGAAAATATTTCACCGAATAATTTCGTTTTGCATGGTTTTGCGGTAGATGAAGGCGTTAGAAGAAACAAAGGAAGAATTGGCGCTGCCAAAGCTCCAGACATCATTCGAAAAAATATGAGCAATTTTCCTGTAGTTTCTCCAGATTTTAAATTATTAGATTTCGGAAATATCACTAGCGAAGACCAAAATTTAGAAAAAAGCCAAGAAAATCTTGCTGAAAAAGTTTCTAAAATTCTGCAAAAAAATGGAAAATCAATTGTTTTAGGAGGCGGCCATGAAGTGACTTTTGCGCATTATTCTGGCATCAAAAAAGCATTTCCAAACCAAAAAATTGGCATAATCAATCTCGATGCACATTTTGATAACCGTGAACCAGAAAATGGAGTAGGAGCAAGCTCTGGAACGGGTTTTTGGCAAATCGCCCAAGAAGGAGAAATTCATTCATTGCACATCGGGATTCAGAAAAATTCTAATACATTAAAGTTGTTTGATACTGCCCATCAATTCGGGATGAAATACATTTTGGCAGACGAAATTTTTTTTGAAAATCTACCTAAAATCTATCATCAAATAGATGAACTAATTCTTTCGGTAGACCAATTGTATCTCACCATTTGCATGGATGTTTTCAACGCGTCTATTGCGCCCGGAGTTTCGGCTGCTGCGTACAACGGAATCTTTGCAGATGCTACTTTTCTACATTTTTACAGACATATTTTGAAGTCAGAAAAATTGGTCGCGCTAGATGTTGCGGAGGTAAATCCAGATTTTGACATTGCCGAGAGAACCGCCAGATTAGCTGCCAGTTTGGTAAATGAGTGGTTTATGATTTCGTAG
- a CDS encoding NAD-dependent succinate-semialdehyde dehydrogenase, which yields MEQFLQNKLQNSQDAFQKWKKIPFEERQKHFTQLSEILNDRKQEFGEIITKEMNKPISQSVSEIEKCAVLCDYYAAAENVLKTEQLETEFQISEIHHEPLGVILGVMPWNFPFWQAIRFAVPTILAGNVIVLKHASICEKSGETMQEIFEKAGFPKGIFTFLKVSHTQVEEMIAHPIIRGVSLTGSEAAGRKIAETAGKNLKKCVLELGGSDAFIVCEDADVSKAAKEGAQARLQNNGQTCVAGKRFVIHEKIYQNFVEKFTEEYQKYQPENPMNEETKLGLMAREDLASDLEKQYQKALNNGAKAIVALESVGNMAFKPGILEMNPENPIAQEELFGPLAMVFKVKNDEEALQIANNTMFGLGNAVFTSNKERALFFAENLESGGVAINQIFRSDVRLPFGGRKNSGYGVELSLYALKEFTAPKTIIGKF from the coding sequence ATGGAACAATTCCTTCAAAATAAATTACAAAATTCTCAAGACGCTTTCCAAAAATGGAAAAAAATTCCATTTGAAGAAAGACAAAAACATTTCACTCAACTATCTGAAATTCTGAATGATAGAAAACAAGAATTTGGCGAAATTATAACCAAAGAAATGAATAAACCGATTTCGCAATCTGTTTCAGAAATAGAAAAATGTGCAGTATTATGTGATTATTATGCGGCCGCAGAAAATGTACTGAAAACGGAACAATTAGAAACAGAGTTTCAAATTTCCGAAATCCATCACGAACCTTTGGGCGTTATTTTGGGCGTTATGCCATGGAATTTTCCTTTTTGGCAAGCGATTAGATTTGCAGTTCCTACCATTTTAGCAGGAAATGTAATCGTGCTAAAACATGCTTCAATTTGTGAAAAATCAGGTGAAACCATGCAAGAAATTTTCGAGAAAGCAGGTTTTCCAAAAGGTATTTTTACCTTTTTAAAAGTTTCTCACACGCAAGTAGAAGAAATGATTGCTCATCCGATTATTAGAGGCGTTTCTCTTACAGGTAGTGAAGCTGCAGGAAGAAAAATTGCCGAAACTGCAGGGAAAAATTTAAAAAAATGTGTTTTGGAATTAGGTGGAAGTGATGCTTTTATTGTTTGTGAAGATGCAGATGTTTCTAAAGCAGCAAAAGAAGGAGCACAAGCAAGATTACAGAATAACGGTCAAACTTGTGTAGCTGGGAAAAGATTTGTCATTCACGAAAAAATATATCAAAATTTTGTAGAAAAATTCACAGAAGAGTATCAAAAATACCAACCAGAAAATCCTATGAATGAAGAAACGAAGTTAGGATTAATGGCGAGAGAAGATTTGGCTTCAGATTTAGAAAAACAATATCAAAAAGCGCTTAACAACGGAGCGAAAGCTATTGTAGCATTAGAATCTGTAGGAAATATGGCTTTTAAACCAGGAATTTTAGAAATGAATCCAGAAAATCCTATTGCTCAGGAAGAATTATTTGGTCCATTGGCAATGGTTTTTAAAGTAAAAAATGATGAAGAAGCTTTACAAATTGCCAATAATACCATGTTTGGATTAGGAAACGCCGTTTTCACCTCAAATAAAGAAAGAGCTTTGTTTTTCGCAGAGAATTTAGAAAGCGGAGGCGTGGCAATTAATCAAATTTTTCGTTCAGATGTAAGATTGCCTTTTGGCGGAAGAAAGAATTCTGGATATGGAGTAGAATTGTCTCTGTATGCGCTCAAAGAATTTACCGCTCCCAAAACCATTATCGGAAAATTTTAG
- the pyk gene encoding pyruvate kinase produces MNKRAKKTKVIATLGPASSTKEIMLELVKAGADVFRINFSHADYELVKRNVDIIREINQEYGYNISILGDLQGPKLRVGVVKEGSFLNPGDVLTFTNEPCEGDSTKVFMTYEKFPQDVKVGERILIDDGKLVFEVIETNQKDTVKAKTIQGGPLSSKKGVNLPNTNVSLPALTEKDIEDAKFMIENEFDWIALSFVRHAQDIIDLKKLIQAHSDFKIPIIAKIEKPEGVKNIDEILLECDGLMVARGDLGVEVPMEEVPVIQKKLVDKARYYSKPVIIATQMMETMISSLTPTRAEVNDVANNVLDGADAVMLSGETSVGKYPVDVVKNITKIIKNIESTNLYEKKNDIIEKITCVDDRFVTDMVCLNAVKIAETTGAAAIITLTHSGYTAFQISAHRPTSRIIVFSSNRRVLTMLNLLWGVRAFYYDMNKSTDETVIQVNMLTHHYGYVEKGDFVVNLNAMPVYEGGKTNTLRLTNI; encoded by the coding sequence ATGAATAAGAGAGCGAAAAAAACCAAAGTAATCGCAACATTAGGACCTGCTTCTTCTACGAAAGAAATCATGCTAGAACTGGTAAAAGCTGGAGCCGATGTTTTTAGAATAAATTTTTCTCATGCCGATTACGAACTGGTTAAGAGAAATGTAGACATTATTAGAGAAATCAATCAAGAATACGGTTATAACATCTCTATTTTAGGAGATTTACAAGGTCCTAAATTAAGAGTAGGTGTGGTAAAAGAAGGCTCTTTCCTTAATCCAGGAGACGTACTTACCTTTACCAATGAGCCTTGCGAAGGAGATTCAACCAAAGTATTCATGACTTACGAAAAATTCCCGCAAGACGTAAAAGTTGGCGAAAGAATCCTTATTGACGATGGGAAATTAGTTTTCGAAGTTATCGAAACCAACCAAAAAGATACCGTAAAAGCAAAAACGATTCAAGGTGGACCATTAAGCTCTAAAAAAGGAGTGAATTTACCAAACACCAATGTTTCTCTTCCTGCTTTGACAGAAAAAGACATCGAAGATGCTAAATTCATGATTGAAAATGAATTCGACTGGATTGCACTTTCATTCGTTCGTCATGCTCAAGACATTATTGATTTAAAGAAATTAATTCAAGCGCATTCTGATTTCAAAATTCCAATTATTGCAAAAATTGAAAAACCAGAAGGTGTAAAAAATATTGACGAAATTCTTCTAGAATGTGACGGATTAATGGTTGCACGTGGAGATTTAGGTGTAGAAGTTCCAATGGAAGAAGTTCCTGTCATTCAGAAAAAATTAGTAGACAAAGCCAGATATTACTCTAAACCAGTAATTATCGCTACGCAAATGATGGAAACCATGATCAGTAGCCTTACTCCAACTAGAGCCGAGGTAAATGACGTAGCAAACAACGTATTAGACGGTGCTGATGCGGTGATGCTTTCTGGTGAAACTTCTGTAGGAAAATATCCAGTAGATGTAGTTAAAAACATCACAAAGATCATTAAGAATATAGAATCTACTAATCTTTACGAAAAGAAAAATGATATTATAGAAAAAATAACTTGTGTAGACGATCGTTTCGTAACAGATATGGTTTGTCTAAACGCAGTTAAAATTGCAGAAACTACTGGTGCAGCAGCCATTATTACGCTTACTCACTCTGGTTACACTGCTTTCCAAATTTCTGCACACAGACCTACTTCTAGAATTATCGTTTTCAGTTCAAACAGAAGAGTTCTTACCATGCTGAACCTTTTATGGGGAGTAAGAGCGTTCTACTATGACATGAACAAATCTACAGACGAAACGGTAATCCAAGTGAACATGTTAACACATCATTATGGCTATGTAGAAAAAGGAGATTTCGTAGTAAATCTCAATGCAATGCCAGTTTATGAAGGTGGAAAAACCAATACACTCAGATTAACAAATATATAA
- a CDS encoding IPExxxVDY family protein, which produces MKSKKIFLDLEDDEPMDIGLLRLAKKLPDHEIFFEINKINPFQFVRTDDLKIKQFCFTKFEGYHKETKNCYSIVSNKSAPLRKKTDNELFAQTEEIKFLMPKNKDVDYIIYAKDSFKDFSLILLPENIMFQIQDFSLQPNSELYKLINYYE; this is translated from the coding sequence TTGAAAAGCAAAAAAATATTTCTTGACCTAGAAGATGATGAACCAATGGACATTGGTTTACTTAGATTGGCTAAAAAATTACCCGATCACGAAATATTTTTCGAAATTAACAAAATAAATCCCTTCCAATTCGTAAGAACAGACGACTTAAAAATAAAACAGTTTTGTTTTACAAAATTCGAAGGATATCATAAAGAAACTAAAAATTGCTATTCTATAGTATCTAACAAATCAGCACCATTACGAAAAAAAACAGACAACGAACTCTTTGCACAGACTGAAGAAATCAAATTTCTGATGCCCAAAAATAAAGATGTAGACTACATTATTTATGCAAAGGATAGTTTTAAAGATTTTTCACTAATTTTGCTGCCAGAAAACATCATGTTTCAAATACAAGATTTTTCTTTACAACCCAATAGCGAACTATACAAGCTAATTAATTATTATGAATAA
- the rnc gene encoding ribonuclease III has protein sequence MGLKNSLQKFLLKRPFKKKTEKEKLLSARVSKIIGQNVKNLDYYHEAFSLKIPNKTIGAKNYERLEFLGDAVLGSIISCYLYKNYPVANEGFLTQMKSKIVNRKNLNSLGEKLKLRDFIQNGGNGNLGENISGNLFEAFIGALYLDTNYETCEKIVLEKLFTDKHIEKLENKIVSYKGLLLEWSQKKKVTIKYDITEETLPNKNLLFKSCIYLNNVKISSATETSKKKAEEKAAQRAFYSLNKKEHIVEKQKNIS, from the coding sequence ATGGGCTTAAAAAATTCATTACAAAAATTTCTACTTAAAAGACCTTTCAAAAAAAAGACTGAAAAAGAAAAGCTACTTTCTGCCAGAGTTAGTAAAATAATTGGGCAGAATGTAAAAAATCTTGATTACTATCATGAAGCTTTTTCTCTGAAAATTCCTAATAAAACTATAGGAGCTAAAAACTACGAAAGATTAGAATTTTTAGGAGATGCAGTCTTAGGAAGCATCATTTCTTGCTACCTTTATAAAAATTATCCTGTTGCCAATGAAGGATTTCTTACCCAAATGAAATCAAAAATTGTCAATCGAAAAAACCTTAACTCTCTAGGCGAAAAACTGAAGCTTAGAGATTTTATTCAAAATGGTGGAAATGGTAATTTAGGTGAAAACATTTCGGGGAATCTCTTCGAAGCCTTTATTGGTGCGCTATATTTAGACACCAATTATGAAACTTGCGAAAAAATTGTTTTAGAAAAATTGTTTACCGATAAACATATCGAAAAACTAGAAAACAAAATCGTAAGCTACAAAGGATTATTGCTAGAATGGAGTCAAAAGAAAAAGGTGACAATAAAGTATGATATCACCGAAGAAACTTTGCCCAATAAGAACCTTCTATTTAAGAGTTGTATCTACTTAAATAATGTAAAAATCTCTTCTGCCACAGAAACTTCTAAGAAAAAAGCAGAAGAAAAAGCAGCACAAAGAGCGTTTTACTCCTTAAATAAAAAAGAACACATTGTTGAAAAGCAAAAAAATATTTCTTGA
- the fabF gene encoding beta-ketoacyl-ACP synthase II, with amino-acid sequence MELKRVVVTGFGAITPIGNNAQEYWENLVKGVSGAAPITLFDSTNFKTKFACEVKNFNPLDHFEKKEAKKMDRNTQLGVVAAREAVSHSRIIEDQVDKNRVGVIWGSGIGGLETFETEVLGWAKSEGIPRFNPFFIPKMIADITPGHVSMEYGFHGPNYTTVSACASSTNALIDAKMLLQLGKADVIVCGGSEAAVTASGMGGFNSMMALSTRNDDYKTASRPFDKDRDGFVLGEGAGCIILEEYEHAKKRGATIYAELAGGGLSADAYHMTAPHPEGLGAYLVMKNCLEDAGVTPDEVDHINMHGTSTPLGDIAESNAIVKLLGEHAFDIQINSTKSMTGHLLGAAGVIEAIAALGTILHGIVPPTINHFTDDENIDSRLDFTFNHAVKKDVKVAMSNTFGFGGHNACVLFKKL; translated from the coding sequence ATGGAATTGAAGAGAGTTGTAGTAACAGGATTTGGTGCAATTACACCAATTGGTAATAATGCTCAAGAGTATTGGGAAAACCTTGTAAAAGGTGTAAGTGGCGCTGCTCCTATCACTCTCTTCGATTCTACTAACTTCAAAACAAAATTTGCTTGTGAGGTTAAAAACTTCAATCCTCTAGATCATTTTGAAAAAAAGGAAGCAAAAAAAATGGACCGAAACACTCAACTCGGTGTGGTGGCAGCTCGTGAAGCTGTTTCACATTCTAGAATTATCGAAGATCAAGTAGATAAAAACAGAGTGGGTGTAATCTGGGGTTCAGGAATTGGAGGTTTAGAAACTTTCGAAACCGAAGTTCTAGGCTGGGCAAAATCTGAAGGAATACCTAGATTTAATCCTTTCTTCATTCCAAAAATGATTGCGGATATTACTCCGGGTCATGTTTCTATGGAATACGGTTTTCATGGACCTAATTATACTACAGTTTCTGCGTGTGCATCTTCTACAAATGCATTGATAGATGCTAAAATGCTTCTCCAATTAGGAAAAGCAGACGTAATTGTATGTGGAGGTTCAGAAGCTGCTGTTACCGCATCTGGAATGGGAGGATTTAATTCTATGATGGCTCTTTCTACAAGAAATGATGATTATAAAACTGCTTCTAGACCATTTGACAAAGACAGAGATGGATTTGTTCTAGGAGAAGGTGCAGGTTGTATCATCCTTGAAGAGTATGAACATGCTAAAAAACGTGGCGCTACCATTTACGCAGAACTTGCAGGTGGTGGTTTAAGTGCAGATGCGTATCATATGACTGCACCTCATCCAGAAGGATTAGGCGCTTATCTAGTGATGAAAAATTGTTTAGAAGACGCTGGTGTAACTCCAGATGAAGTAGACCACATCAATATGCATGGTACCTCTACTCCATTAGGAGATATTGCAGAATCTAATGCAATTGTTAAACTATTAGGCGAGCATGCATTTGATATTCAAATAAACTCTACTAAATCTATGACTGGTCACCTTCTTGGTGCAGCTGGTGTAATAGAAGCTATAGCAGCGTTAGGAACTATTTTACATGGTATTGTTCCTCCTACTATTAACCATTTTACTGATGACGAAAACATTGACAGCAGATTAGATTTTACATTTAACCACGCTGTAAAAAAAGATGTAAAAGTAGCCATGAGTAATACCTTTGGTTTCGGAGGTCACAATGCTTGCGTTCTATTCAAGAAATTATAA
- a CDS encoding acyl carrier protein yields MSDITSRVKAIIADKLDVEETEVTPEASFTNDLGADSLDTVELIMEFEKEFNIQIPDDQAEKITTVGHAIAYIEEVIKQ; encoded by the coding sequence ATGTCAGACATTACATCAAGAGTAAAAGCTATCATCGCAGATAAGCTAGACGTGGAAGAAACAGAAGTAACTCCTGAAGCAAGCTTCACTAATGATTTAGGTGCAGATTCTTTAGATACTGTAGAATTAATTATGGAATTTGAAAAAGAATTCAACATTCAGATTCCTGATGATCAGGCAGAAAAAATCACTACTGTAGGTCACGCAATCGCTTATATTGAAGAAGTTATCAAACAATAA
- the folE gene encoding GTP cyclohydrolase I FolE, which yields MSNFFENDDDVFTGKDHTPLREDAFVKTPEEKIKIIEEKFAEIMHTLGLDMTDDSLKDSPKRVAKMYVNEIFGGLLPENKPGISTFSNKYKYRQMLVEKDITVYSFCEHHFLPIIGKAHVAYISNGDVIGLSKINRIVDYYAKRPQVQERLTMQIVDALKEALGTKDVACIIDAKHLCVNCRGIKDTASSTITAELSGIFRTNPITRQEFLHYVGSHAKLD from the coding sequence ATGAGTAACTTTTTTGAAAACGATGATGATGTTTTTACAGGCAAAGACCATACTCCGCTTCGTGAGGATGCTTTTGTAAAGACACCAGAAGAAAAAATAAAAATTATAGAAGAAAAGTTTGCAGAGATTATGCACACTTTGGGTCTTGATATGACCGATGATTCTCTTAAAGATTCACCAAAACGTGTTGCTAAGATGTATGTAAACGAAATTTTTGGTGGACTTTTGCCAGAAAACAAACCAGGGATTTCTACTTTCAGTAATAAATATAAGTATAGACAAATGCTGGTAGAGAAGGATATAACGGTGTATTCTTTCTGTGAGCATCATTTTTTACCCATTATTGGCAAAGCGCACGTTGCGTATATTTCAAACGGAGACGTAATTGGGCTTTCTAAAATCAATAGAATTGTAGATTATTACGCAAAACGTCCGCAAGTTCAGGAAAGATTAACGATGCAGATTGTAGATGCGCTGAAAGAAGCTCTCGGAACGAAAGATGTAGCTTGTATTATTGATGCAAAACACCTTTGTGTAAATTGCAGAGGAATAAAAGACACCGCAAGTTCTACCATCACGGCAGAATTAAGCGGAATTTTTAGAACTAATCCTATTACCAGACAAGAATTCTTACATTATGTAGGAAGTCATGCGAAATTGGATTAA
- the cysS gene encoding cysteine--tRNA ligase codes for MQLKIYNSLSAEKEIFSPINGNKVGMYVCGPTVYSNVHLGNVRTFMNFDFIYRSLKHLGYDVRYVRNITDAGHLTDDGDVNNDRFVKQSRLEKLEPMEIVQKYTVDFHKVLEKFNLLPPTIEPTATGHIIEQIELTKDLIEKGLAYESNGSVYFDVRTYNEKGGNYGELSKRNIDELFANTRDLDGQNEKKNPQDFALWKKASPEHIMKWISPWGEGFPGWHLECTAMSTKYLGEQFDIHGGGMDLKFPHHECEIAQGKGCNGVSPVKYWMHANMLTMNGQRMSKSTGNYILPHQLISGENDFFEKPFHPTVVRFNFLQAHYRSVLDISNEAMLASEKGFQRLMESLKTLSAISNQQSAERGKQKAESDFNLNSWKEKCYDALNDDFNSPILISHLFEAVSFIFKLKDGKENITSEDLEELKTLMNAFVFDVLGLQNIEENNNSKLDQTLQVLIELRNQARKAKNFELSDQIRDKLLEQGIELKDGREGTSYVLN; via the coding sequence ATGCAACTTAAAATATACAATTCGCTTTCTGCGGAAAAAGAAATTTTCTCACCTATTAACGGCAACAAAGTAGGAATGTACGTTTGTGGACCTACCGTTTACAGCAATGTGCACCTTGGAAACGTGAGAACTTTTATGAATTTCGACTTCATTTATAGAAGTTTGAAACATTTGGGTTATGATGTTCGTTACGTAAGAAATATTACAGATGCAGGACATTTAACAGATGATGGAGATGTAAATAACGACCGTTTCGTTAAGCAGTCTCGTCTCGAAAAACTAGAACCTATGGAAATTGTGCAAAAGTACACCGTAGATTTTCATAAAGTTTTAGAAAAATTTAATCTTTTGCCTCCAACGATTGAACCAACTGCAACTGGTCACATTATCGAACAAATTGAATTGACTAAAGATTTAATCGAAAAAGGTTTGGCTTATGAAAGTAACGGTTCTGTGTATTTCGATGTAAGAACTTACAACGAAAAAGGCGGAAATTATGGCGAACTTTCCAAAAGAAATATAGACGAACTTTTTGCCAATACTCGTGATTTAGACGGACAAAACGAAAAGAAAAATCCACAGGATTTTGCCCTTTGGAAAAAAGCAAGTCCAGAACATATTATGAAATGGATTTCACCTTGGGGAGAAGGTTTTCCAGGTTGGCATCTTGAATGTACTGCGATGTCTACTAAATATTTAGGCGAACAATTTGATATTCATGGAGGTGGAATGGATCTTAAATTTCCGCACCACGAATGCGAAATTGCTCAAGGAAAAGGTTGCAACGGTGTTTCGCCAGTGAAATATTGGATGCATGCGAATATGCTGACCATGAACGGACAAAGAATGAGTAAATCTACAGGAAACTATATTCTTCCGCATCAATTAATTTCTGGTGAAAATGATTTTTTTGAAAAACCGTTTCATCCAACTGTAGTTCGTTTTAATTTTTTACAAGCGCATTACAGAAGTGTTCTCGATATTTCAAATGAAGCAATGTTGGCTTCAGAAAAGGGATTTCAACGATTGATGGAGTCTTTGAAAACGCTTTCAGCAATCAGCAATCAGCAATCGGCGGAAAGAGGAAAGCAGAAAGCAGAAAGCGATTTTAATTTAAATTCTTGGAAAGAAAAATGTTATGATGCTTTGAATGATGATTTCAATTCGCCAATTTTAATTTCTCATCTTTTTGAAGCGGTAAGTTTTATTTTTAAACTAAAAGATGGAAAAGAAAATATTACTTCTGAAGATTTAGAAGAATTAAAAACCTTGATGAATGCTTTTGTATTTGATGTTTTAGGTTTACAAAATATTGAAGAAAATAACAATTCAAAATTGGACCAAACATTACAAGTTTTAATTGAATTAAGAAATCAAGCCAGAAAAGCCAAAAATTTTGAACTTTCTGACCAAATTCGTGATAAGTTATTAGAACAAGGTATAGAACTGAAAGACGGAAGAGAAGGTACTTCTTACGTTTTAAATTAA